TTTCTCTTAGCACCTTATCCCCATTAGCGTCTTTAACTGAAACCACTAACCCTTTGATCGTATCGTTATAACTAAAATTAATATCCGTGCCAATACGCTTCATTTCTTCATTCAGACGCTCGCTCAATAATTCTAGCTTGGGTTTGTATTGATCAGGGTCTATCGTTGTTTTAGATTCATCAATAGTGTTTATAGTATTTGTGCGACTGATCTCTTTTGTAGGGGTTGTTTGAACGCTTGTGTGAGATGTGGGAATCCCAATCCCTTGAACTTCATTGACCATAAAAACCTCCAAATTTTTCCATGCCTACAAGTATAATTATTTATTTTGTTTGCATAAACTCTTTAGCCAATATCGGCAATAAAAATGATTTGTTAAATCTTAATTGCGCACGATGAGTTCTAAGGGGTTAATGTGTTTTTCTTTCATG
This region of Helicobacter pylori genomic DNA includes:
- a CDS encoding FlaG family protein produces the protein MVNEVQGIGIPTSHTSVQTTPTKEISRTNTINTIDESKTTIDPDQYKPKLELLSERLNEEMKRIGTDINFSYNDTIKGLVVSVKDANGDKVLREIPSKEAVELMQRMRDVIGIIFDKKG